The genome window TAACCTGGTTGAAAAATAAGATGCGCAACAATTGAAGATACAATAATGCCTGGAATGGCTAGAAATAACCATAGCGTTGTATCTGCACCAAGAATTACAGATCGTTTCACAGGCCATGTTCTCATAAATTCCATATAACCATCCGCTTTCGAAGTACCAATCTGTTGTGGTAAAATTACTAGACCAATGATAATTAGAATAATTGTAGGAGCACCGGTTGCCAAATAAAGAAAGCTCGCATTACTAGGATCCGGAATCATATAGGTAAACCCTATTACTATTCCAATTGAAATAAGGATTAAAATAAGTGACATAAAGATAAAGAATCCGATATTTCGAATCAATTGTATTTGAAAAACATACTTGTATTGGCTAAACGTATTATTCATGCCTGCATCTCCTCTCCAGAAGTTAATTTAATATAAATATCCTCGATTGTTGCAGGGGACAAATTATAGTCTATTAAAAAGCCACTGTCTACTTGGCTCTTAGCCCAATCAATCGCCGTTGATACTTCATCTGAATCAATTGTATAAATCAATCGTGTACCTTTTTCAAAGGAGGAAATTACCCATTTTGGCGCTACCATTTTATACTTTTCGCCTGTGAGACTTATCTCCATTCGTATTTGGTGACTAATAGGCTGTTTTACGTCTCCAGGTGTACCTTGTGTAAGAATCCTTCCTTTATGCATAATGGCCACTCGATCAACTACCTTCTCCGCCTCCAGTACATTATGCGTAACCAAAATAACGGAAGTCCCATCATCTGTCAATTCACGGATTACTTGCCATAAATATCTTCTGCGGACAGGGTCTACATCATTCGTTGGTTCATCCAAAATGACGAGTTTTCCAGGTACAATGACAGCCATGCAAAAAGCGGTTAAACGACGGGCACCTCCCGATAAACTTTGACCTTCTTTTTTAAGCCATTCTCCCATATTTAACGATTCGAAGAGTTTTTCCGCTCGCTTAGGATCATACTTTTTACCTGCACGCATTTTACCCATTAATGTCACTGCATCCATTGGGGTGAGAGATCCCAAAGAAATTTGCGATTGTGGCTGCATAGAGCAAATGGATCTTGATCTCGTGGGTGACTTCAAAACAGATTCACCCAATAAATGTATGTCACCTTCATCTGGAGTATACAAGCCTAAAATTTGATTGACTAACGTCGTTTTCCCAGCTCCATTTTGACCTAATAAACCAAAAATCTCCCCCTCCTTAATTTGAAAGGTTAAATTATCATTAGCAATAAACCCCGCCTTGCCTGGTCTTTTAAAAACCTTCGTTACACCTTTTACTTCAAGCACCATCTAGTTCTCCTCCCTTTCCTATTCTTCGTGTAAGGAATGAATGTTAACTACACTTTCAATAAAATGAATAACTTCCTTCGTCATCGGATAAAATACGATGCCATCTTGCATGTTCCTCAAAGCATCAGCTAAGTCGCCTAATAATTCTTCATCATTTCCAAGCATGCTTTCAGCTTGCTTCATCCAGTTTTCCACTAAAATCCGAGCATTGTCTGATTTAGGATTAAGATCAAGATTATTCTTAATGTCATCAATGGAAGATATCCATTTCTTAATTTCCGCTTCACTTAGTTGCTCATTTAATTGGAACAAGGACTTTATTTGTTCTTCATTTAGATAAGATTCATATGATTCCATTGCTGTTTCTGGGTTTTGAAATAAATGAATAATGTCAAAAATCATCTGCCAGTCGATATGTCCCTCAATCTCAATGGAATAAGATACTCCCACAAGCGCCTGTTCCAATATCTTCAGACGCATTTGCTCCTGACGTACCATTTCCAGTTGTTGTTTCAGAGAATCCTGCCAAGTCTGTTTTGATTCTTCTAAAACCAATTTAATTTTCTCTAATGAGAAGCCCATATATTTTAGTGCTAATATCCGCTGCAGCTGCATTACATCTTCATCCGTGTATAAGCGATGGCCACCATCTGTTTTCGATATGGCTTTAAGTAAGCCAATTTCATCATAATAATCTAATGTCCTTACCGTTACACTTGTCTTTTTGGATAACTGACCGATTGTATACATATTTCCTTTCCCCTTTCTCCTAAATTAACTTCAGTATAAATCAACACGTTACGTGCTGTTCAAGCAGAAATAGTAAAAAAATGAAAATATTTTATAATGAGACTTTTAATCCAGAAACTTGTAAGTGAAATGTGGATAAAATGTAAGTTCTTTTATTAACGCCCTAGATACCCTTATCTTAAGCTAACTGCCACTACTGCCTTCACAAGTTCGAGACTTCAACCCTAAATTCAGCAAAAAGAGCTTATGACTAAGTATACTTAGCCATAAGCTCGAAATGCAGGTTGATGCTGTGGATTTTTAAAAAACATCATACAGTAAATGTATGATGGTGTATCAAAGGAATCAGCTCACATTATCCCTAATAAAAAATTTTAATTAAATTTTCCAGCTAATAATTCTATTGCTTTTTTGCGGGCTTCTAACCCCGGTATTAGTAGTACTAACAATAATTCATCAGCCTTAAACTGAGTAATCAATTCATATAATTGTGCTGTGACATTTTCAATATCGCCAACTACCATTCGAGTCCGATTAGCTTGAATGATTGTCTTTTCCTCTTTCGTATATGGATAATAACGAGCTGTTTCAACCGATGGAAATTCACTCAATTGACCAAAATTATCAGTGCCAAGTAACCAAAGATCTAAGGACTTCGCATATTCTTCCGCTTGCTCATTCGTTTCAGCAACAACAACAAATGGTGCAATAGATACTTTCGGTTCTGGCATAAAAAGGGAAGGTCTAAATTCATCACGATAAGTCTTCGCTGCTTGGATTCCGATATTCAATTTATCAATACCAGCAAGCGGGAATAAGCCAAAAGTATAGCCTATTCCTAACTTAGCCGCCATTTTGGCATTTTTGACACTAGTTGATAATAACCACATCTGTGGAACGGTTGTAATAACTGGATTAGCAGCAATGCCATGGAAGCGATGATTTTCGTCCACTTGGTCGCTTAAATATTTGGTTAAGTCAACAATACTCTGTTCGTAATTGAGCTTACTCTTTTTATTCTCATTCAGTGTTCGATTCACAATCGGCGTTCCAATTGTATTCCCCAACCCCAAATCAATTCGATTAGGATGAAAAGCTTCGAGAACACGAAAATTCTCAGCTACTTTATAAGGACTGTAATGAGGGAGCATCACGCCACCCGAACCGATACGAATACGCTTCGTTGCATCTGCTAAACGCATGATAATCAATTCAGGGGAACTACTGGCAAAAGCAGGCACATTATGGTGTTCTGCCATCCAGAATCGTTCATATCCAAGTGATTCTGCTAATTGGGCTAGAGATATCGTGTTCTGCAAAGCTACTTGGGCATTACTTCCTTCATCAATTTGAGCGTAATCTAGAATCCCTAATTTAACCAATTTTATTTTATCCTTCTTTCTAAGTCTCGTGGTGCTGCTTATACTTCAACTGTCGGAATACTTAACATAAAATTGACTAACTCTTCCTTAGTCAATTTTCCAAAATAATTAATTAAATCCAGCATCTCTAAGGATTTTAATAAGTCAGCTTTTCTTAATCGCTCCCCTACTAGAGCCTCTTCAACTTCTTTAACATCTTTCGTTCCAAAAAAGTCCCCTGTAATTTGGATAGCGGCAATTTTAGCATGTTCGATACTTAAACCGATACTAATCGTTCCAATTGAAAAACGTTCCGTTAAGCGATATTCAAACTGCTTAAAACGACCATAGTTCCAGTCCCAATTATTGTATTTCTCAGCGGCAATTTTATCGACCCCTGCCCAATCTTTTGAGGTTAATTCATAGCGCTTCGCTTGACTAATATCATCAATTTCGAGTAATTGACAAATCATATAATCAGTAAATTCCCAGACCGTCATTTCTTGATGTTCAGTTGCTAAATAGGGACGGATTGATCCTACGCGGCTACGAACTGATTGAATGCCGTGTGATTCAATTTTCTTTTGGTTAGGGTTTAATACGGACACCATTGCTTCATAATTAGGATCTAATAGTAACGAATACCCAGCGTAAATGCGTCCATTCTGTAACGTCATAGCTGCACCTGAAATTTTCTTGCCATCTAAAACTAAATCATTTCGGCCTTTTTGTTCTAAATTAACCACACCTAATTTCTGTAGTGCCTTGATGGCCGGTTCATACAAACGTGTATAATTACCATAAATGTCGTTATTACCGTTAAATAAGAAACAAAAGCTCATATTACGGTCATCGAGATAAATCGCACCCCCGCCTGTTTCGCGGCGAATGATTTTAATATCATGCTCATCCATATATGGTTGATTGATTTCCTCGTATGCATTCTGGAATTTTCCAATTTGAACAGCTGGCTGCATCATATATGGGAACAACACATCATCATCTAAGAAAATATGATCTTTCACATATTCTTGTAAAGCCATTGCCACTCCTGGATCATAAATCCATTCTCCATCACGTTTCGATTCAATTAAATACATCAGCTACCTCCATTAATCATTCAGTGCTATTGTATGTAATACTTCGGCAATATCCTCATCAATTCGCATCGTCTGTGGACGAATCGCATGTGGAATGAAGTAATCCTTCTGATTCATTGTCACAAACAACGCCTTAGGATTTGCTTCCGTC of Oceanobacillus zhaokaii contains these proteins:
- a CDS encoding ABC transporter permease yields the protein MNNTFSQYKYVFQIQLIRNIGFFIFMSLILILISIGIVIGFTYMIPDPSNASFLYLATGAPTIILIIIGLVILPQQIGTSKADGYMEFMRTWPVKRSVILGADTTLWLFLAIPGIIVSSIVAHLIFQPGYDVSWTVVPAFLLVGLTSIGVGYGFSYLLSPTASLAISQVVVFGALMFSPVNFPMERLPEWLQILHDILPIYSMAEVIRSSLAASTFTASTGNYINLIIWCILGYGGAIFILNKK
- a CDS encoding MerR family transcriptional regulator, encoding MYTIGQLSKKTSVTVRTLDYYDEIGLLKAISKTDGGHRLYTDEDVMQLQRILALKYMGFSLEKIKLVLEESKQTWQDSLKQQLEMVRQEQMRLKILEQALVGVSYSIEIEGHIDWQMIFDIIHLFQNPETAMESYESYLNEEQIKSLFQLNEQLSEAEIKKWISSIDDIKNNLDLNPKSDNARILVENWMKQAESMLGNDEELLGDLADALRNMQDGIVFYPMTKEVIHFIESVVNIHSLHEE
- a CDS encoding ABC transporter ATP-binding protein — encoded protein: MVLEVKGVTKVFKRPGKAGFIANDNLTFQIKEGEIFGLLGQNGAGKTTLVNQILGLYTPDEGDIHLLGESVLKSPTRSRSICSMQPQSQISLGSLTPMDAVTLMGKMRAGKKYDPKRAEKLFESLNMGEWLKKEGQSLSGGARRLTAFCMAVIVPGKLVILDEPTNDVDPVRRRYLWQVIRELTDDGTSVILVTHNVLEAEKVVDRVAIMHKGRILTQGTPGDVKQPISHQIRMEISLTGEKYKMVAPKWVISSFEKGTRLIYTIDSDEVSTAIDWAKSQVDSGFLIDYNLSPATIEDIYIKLTSGEEMQA
- a CDS encoding lipoate--protein ligase — encoded protein: MYLIESKRDGEWIYDPGVAMALQEYVKDHIFLDDDVLFPYMMQPAVQIGKFQNAYEEINQPYMDEHDIKIIRRETGGGAIYLDDRNMSFCFLFNGNNDIYGNYTRLYEPAIKALQKLGVVNLEQKGRNDLVLDGKKISGAAMTLQNGRIYAGYSLLLDPNYEAMVSVLNPNQKKIESHGIQSVRSRVGSIRPYLATEHQEMTVWEFTDYMICQLLEIDDISQAKRYELTSKDWAGVDKIAAEKYNNWDWNYGRFKQFEYRLTERFSIGTISIGLSIEHAKIAAIQITGDFFGTKDVKEVEEALVGERLRKADLLKSLEMLDLINYFGKLTKEELVNFMLSIPTVEV
- a CDS encoding LLM class flavin-dependent oxidoreductase, which translates into the protein MVKLGILDYAQIDEGSNAQVALQNTISLAQLAESLGYERFWMAEHHNVPAFASSSPELIIMRLADATKRIRIGSGGVMLPHYSPYKVAENFRVLEAFHPNRIDLGLGNTIGTPIVNRTLNENKKSKLNYEQSIVDLTKYLSDQVDENHRFHGIAANPVITTVPQMWLLSTSVKNAKMAAKLGIGYTFGLFPLAGIDKLNIGIQAAKTYRDEFRPSLFMPEPKVSIAPFVVVAETNEQAEEYAKSLDLWLLGTDNFGQLSEFPSVETARYYPYTKEEKTIIQANRTRMVVGDIENVTAQLYELITQFKADELLLVLLIPGLEARKKAIELLAGKFN